The Ischnura elegans chromosome 1, ioIscEleg1.1, whole genome shotgun sequence genome contains a region encoding:
- the LOC124158512 gene encoding jerky protein homolog-like, with protein MEAAIGSKRKRKTLSLQQKVELLKKLDRGVSVLKLREEYGVGQSTIYDIKGQREKLLQFVSESDSLAGISKRRNIRGPSNNEVDKVVYEWFRQRRSEGVPISGGIIMEKAKYFHKELQITSPCEYTTGWLQKFKQRHGIRYLKVTGEKLSADHDAAEDYVNELAKLVDEHNLSPDQIYNMDETGLFWRCLPRNTFVCRDEKTASGAKESMERVTIAACSNAAGSHKCKLMVIGKSAKPRVFKGIHQFPVIYRANKRAWITQELFKEWFHTNFVKEVRKNFKALGLPENAKILLLLDNCPAHPPAETLVEENVIVSFLPPNCTALIQPLDQGIINSLKCHYRSEVMKNIINRDTAFSYEEFKKEFTLKNAVWCIAEAWDKVTPQVLKRCWSNLLPDFQNRCEETDDIPEFDGFQGPSNDPVSHFINFVKELDADISDEDLKEWNACDNNAPVYQSLTDGEIMDAVTGSTVDEDVTDSDCSSDEEKITTSDAITYAEKLIKYLEQRPSSSNDMEVLHMHRLKNNLIQERRSRWKQVKLTDLMKNAPTTKCADVAATDTACHSTHGK; from the coding sequence ATGGAAGCAGCGAtcggatccaagagaaagaggaaaactcTCTCCCTTCAACAAAAAGtggagttattgaaaaaattggatcgagGTGTTAGTGTGTTAAAGCTTCGTGAGGAGTATGGTGTCGGGCAATCGACCATTTATGACATTAAGGGACAGAGAGAAAAACTTTTGCAGTTCGTTTCGGAGTCTGACTCGTTGGCCGGAATttccaaaagaagaaatatacggGGGCCGAGTAACAATGAAGTGGATAAGGTGGTATACGAATGGTTCCGGCAGCGACGAAGTGAAGGAGTTCCAATTTCCGgaggaataataatggaaaaagctaaatatttccaCAAGGAATTACAAATCACGTCACCGTGCGAATATACGACAGGGTGGCTACAAAAATTTAAACAGCGCCATGGCATTCGATATCTGAAGGTTACCGGAGAAAAACTGTCAGCAGATCACGATGCTGCGGAAGATTACGTCAATGAGCTGGCAAAGTTGGTGGATGAACATAATCTTTCACCGGATCAGATTTACAACATGGACGAGACTGGATTGTTCTGGCGCTGTCTTCCCCGAAATACGTTCGTTTGCCGCGATGAAAAGACTGCGAGCGGAGCGAAAGAATCAATGGAAAGGGTCACCATCGCAGCCTGTTCCAATGCTGCCGGGAGCCATAAATGCAAGCTCATGGTCATCGGTAAAAGTGCAAAACCACGCGTATTTAAGGGTATACACCAGTTTCCTGTGATTTACAGAGCCAATAAGCGAGCTTGGATTACGcaagaattatttaaggaatggtTTCATACTAACTTTGTCAAAGAGGtccgaaaaaatttcaaggctcttggactgcctgaaaatgcaaaaattttattgttgttggACAACTGCCCTGCTCATCCTCCAGCAGAAACTCTCGTCGAGGAGAATGTTATAGTGTCTTTTTTGCCGCCGAACTGTACTGCTCTAATCCAGCCACTTGATCAGGGGATAATAAATAGCCTTAAGTGTCACTATCGaagtgaagttatgaaaaatatcatcaaccgTGACACTGCTTTCTCCTATGAAGAATTTAAGAAGGAATTTACCCTTAAAAATGCAGTATGGTGTATTGCCGAAGCGTGGGATAAGGTTactccccaggttttgaaaagATGTTGGAGTAATTTGCTGCCGGATTTTCAAAACCGCTGTGAGGAAACTGACGACATACCAGAATTTGATGGCTTCCAGGGTCCGTCGAATGATCccgtttctcattttataaattttgtgaaagagcTGGATGCCGACATAAGTGATGAAGATCTAAAAGAATGGAATGCCTGCGACAATAATGCCCCAGTGTACCAAAGCTTGACCGATGGAGAGATAATGGATGCAGTCACGGGTTCGACAGTTGATGAAGACGTGACCGACAGTGACTGCAGCTCTGATGAGGAGAAAATTACTACGTCGGACGCAATCACTTATGCAGAAAAACTCATAAAGTACTTGGAGCAGAGGCCCTCTTCTTCCAACGATATGGAGGTATTACACATGCATaggttgaaaaacaatttaatacaagAGAGACGCAGCCGCTGGAAACAGGTCAAACTTACCGACCTCATGAAGAACGCACCAACAACCAAGTGCGCGGATGTTGCTGCCACAGATACTGCGTGCCACTCCACCCATggcaaataa